One part of the Actinomyces howellii genome encodes these proteins:
- a CDS encoding spermidine synthase: MPTSLATAELRAHDSGVLLLLDGTESSWIDLADPAHLDFEYHQQMDAALNALHGPGGAVRAVHLGGAACALARAWDATRPGSSQLAVEIDALLAQQVRQWFDLPRAPRLRIRVGDAVAEVPRLRAGEWDVVVRDVFSAGEVPRTCRSPGFLGGCLRALAPGGLYLANTSSVPRAAAGADLEAAREVFGGLVVLADPAVARGRRRGNLVIVARAEAFDGSETQALDLAVRRLPLPVRAWAADDPALPRP; this comes from the coding sequence GTGCCCACGAGCCTGGCGACCGCCGAGCTGAGGGCCCATGACTCAGGGGTGCTCCTCCTGCTCGACGGCACCGAGTCCTCGTGGATCGACCTGGCGGACCCGGCCCACCTCGACTTCGAGTACCACCAGCAGATGGACGCCGCGCTCAACGCCCTGCACGGTCCCGGCGGCGCCGTGCGGGCGGTGCACCTGGGCGGGGCCGCCTGCGCCCTTGCCCGGGCCTGGGACGCCACCCGCCCGGGCTCGTCCCAGCTGGCCGTCGAGATCGACGCCCTCCTGGCCCAGCAGGTGCGCCAGTGGTTCGACCTGCCGCGCGCGCCGCGCCTGCGCATCCGGGTGGGCGACGCCGTGGCGGAGGTCCCGCGGCTGCGCGCCGGGGAGTGGGACGTCGTCGTGCGCGACGTCTTCTCCGCCGGCGAGGTCCCCCGGACCTGCCGCAGCCCAGGCTTCCTCGGCGGGTGCCTGCGCGCCCTGGCGCCGGGCGGGCTGTACCTGGCCAACACGAGCTCGGTGCCGCGCGCGGCGGCAGGAGCCGACCTGGAGGCGGCACGCGAGGTCTTCGGCGGCCTCGTCGTCCTGGCCGACCCGGCGGTCGCCCGGGGCAGGAGACGCGGGAACCTCGTCATCGTGGCGCGCGCCGAGGCCTTCGACGGCTCCGAGACGCAGGCCCTCGACCTGGCGGTGCGACGCCTGCCCCTGCCGGTGCGCGCCTGGGCCGCCGACGACCCCGCGCTGCCCCGCCCCTGA
- a CDS encoding HelD family protein: MNLPSDSDPAAAADSSRTTGDTTRQREVAAEQEVVDLAYGELDRQLDEARRSLAATEARGASGTHQARGERDAYAAHYSSIVSGLEGVEDRLVFGRMDLASPAVAEAGPSRGGTGSPVTNGGLRHYVGRTGLQDARYREVVLDWRAPLARAFYQATASDPMGLVRRRHIDTADRTVRGLEDELIDVSALAPSQRAGERLDVEGLQGEGALIAAMSAGRDGRMGDIVATIQAEQDRVVTSDSPGVLVVQGGPGTGKTAVALHRVAYLFYAERERLERSGVLLLGPSRTFLRYVEQVLPSLGETGVVSTTLADLVPGVHARGTESAQTAEVKSRAVWAQILRRAVRDLQRLPDSPRPIRVEGTTLRLEPADVREAQARARRSGKPHNLARETFVLWLLERLTDQMAAATRQDATDADTRAWIREDIRTARDARREINLCWMPTTPEGLLERLLSRPAVLERLAPELDAPSRALVARPAGSELTPADVPLIDELAELLGPSADAQARRTRLEAQRRAELVAYAAQAIESQELGDGMVSADMLADRMEDRGPSLSLAERARADRTWTYGHIVVDEAQELGAMAWRALARRCPVRSLTVVGDLDQFSGPHRPRSWHEVLSELGTGRARRSAAAPTTPVREEVLTVCYRTPATVMRAAESLLAALGQPPVYPVRSVRDLPDCLEVEDLSATTAATDDQEWASRLRAAVIAERRRLDEALGTGGGRLAVITDQADSGRVAAILSQDPGLARAMEAPGGDVLRSRVAVMGPRLAKGLEFDTVVLVDPARLGGVSPGDLYVAMTRPTRRLRVVSRVPLPAGL, from the coding sequence GTGAACCTGCCCAGCGACTCCGATCCCGCAGCAGCGGCCGACAGCTCCAGGACCACGGGGGACACCACCCGTCAACGGGAGGTCGCCGCCGAGCAGGAGGTCGTCGACCTGGCCTACGGCGAGCTCGACCGCCAGCTCGACGAGGCCCGGCGCTCCCTGGCGGCCACCGAGGCCCGCGGAGCCTCGGGCACGCACCAGGCGCGCGGGGAGCGCGACGCCTACGCCGCCCACTACTCCTCGATCGTCTCCGGCCTGGAGGGGGTCGAGGACCGGCTCGTCTTCGGACGGATGGACCTGGCCTCCCCCGCCGTCGCCGAGGCAGGCCCGTCCCGAGGCGGGACGGGCAGCCCGGTGACCAACGGAGGCCTGCGACACTACGTGGGCCGTACCGGCCTGCAGGACGCCAGGTACCGGGAGGTCGTGCTCGACTGGCGCGCCCCGCTGGCGCGGGCCTTCTACCAGGCCACCGCCTCCGACCCGATGGGCCTCGTGCGACGCCGGCACATCGACACCGCCGACCGCACGGTCAGAGGCCTGGAGGACGAGCTCATCGACGTCAGCGCCCTGGCCCCCTCCCAGCGCGCCGGGGAGCGCCTCGACGTCGAGGGGCTTCAGGGCGAGGGCGCCCTCATCGCCGCGATGTCGGCGGGTCGCGACGGTCGGATGGGTGACATCGTCGCCACGATCCAGGCGGAGCAGGACCGCGTCGTGACCTCCGACTCCCCGGGGGTGCTCGTCGTCCAGGGCGGTCCCGGGACCGGGAAGACGGCGGTCGCCCTCCACCGGGTGGCCTACCTCTTCTACGCCGAGCGCGAGCGGCTCGAGCGCTCCGGGGTGCTGCTCCTGGGCCCCTCGCGCACCTTCCTGCGCTACGTCGAGCAGGTACTGCCGTCCTTGGGAGAGACCGGGGTGGTCTCCACCACCCTGGCGGACCTCGTGCCTGGTGTGCACGCCCGCGGCACCGAGTCGGCTCAGACCGCCGAGGTCAAGTCCCGCGCCGTGTGGGCCCAGATCCTGCGCCGCGCCGTGCGGGACCTCCAGCGCCTGCCCGACTCCCCCCGGCCGATCCGGGTCGAGGGCACGACCCTCAGGCTCGAGCCGGCCGACGTGCGCGAGGCGCAGGCCCGTGCCCGACGCAGCGGCAAGCCCCACAACCTGGCCCGGGAGACCTTCGTGCTGTGGCTCCTCGAGCGCCTCACCGACCAGATGGCCGCGGCGACCCGTCAGGACGCCACCGACGCCGACACCCGCGCGTGGATCCGCGAGGACATCCGGACCGCCCGGGACGCCCGTCGGGAGATCAACCTGTGCTGGATGCCGACGACCCCCGAGGGGCTGCTCGAGCGGCTGCTGTCCCGCCCCGCGGTCCTGGAGCGCCTGGCCCCTGAGCTCGATGCCCCCAGCAGGGCGCTGGTCGCCCGGCCCGCCGGATCCGAGCTGACCCCCGCCGACGTCCCCCTCATCGACGAGCTCGCCGAGCTGCTCGGTCCCAGCGCGGACGCCCAGGCGCGCCGGACCCGCCTGGAGGCCCAGCGCCGTGCCGAGCTCGTGGCCTACGCCGCCCAGGCCATCGAGTCCCAGGAGCTGGGCGACGGGATGGTCAGCGCCGACATGCTCGCCGACCGCATGGAGGACCGCGGCCCCTCGCTCTCACTGGCCGAGAGGGCCCGAGCCGACCGGACCTGGACCTACGGGCACATCGTGGTCGACGAGGCCCAGGAGCTCGGGGCGATGGCGTGGAGGGCCCTGGCACGCCGCTGCCCGGTGCGCTCGCTGACCGTCGTGGGCGACCTCGACCAGTTCTCGGGTCCCCACCGGCCGCGCTCGTGGCACGAGGTCCTGTCCGAGCTGGGCACGGGGCGGGCGAGGCGCTCGGCCGCGGCACCGACGACGCCTGTGCGCGAGGAGGTGCTCACCGTGTGCTACCGCACCCCCGCCACGGTCATGAGGGCGGCCGAGTCGCTCCTGGCCGCCCTGGGGCAGCCCCCCGTCTACCCGGTCCGCTCGGTGCGCGACCTGCCCGACTGCCTCGAGGTCGAGGACCTGTCCGCGACGACGGCGGCCACCGACGACCAGGAGTGGGCCAGCAGACTGCGGGCGGCGGTCATCGCCGAGCGCAGGCGCCTGGACGAGGCGCTGGGAACCGGTGGCGGGCGCCTGGCCGTCATCACCGACCAGGCCGACTCAGGCCGGGTCGCCGCGATCCTGAGCCAGGACCCCGGGCTCGCCCGTGCGATGGAGGCCCCCGGCGGGGACGTGCTGCGCAGCCGCGTCGCCGTCATGGGCCCCCGACTGGCCAAGGGGCTGGAGTTCGACACCGTCGTGCTCGTCGACCCCGCGCGCCTGGGAGGCGTCAGCCCCGGCGACCTCTACGTGGCGATGACCCGCCCCACCCGTCGGCTGCGCGTCGTCTCGCGCGTCCCCCTGCCCGCCGGGCTGTGA
- a CDS encoding PAC2 family protein, producing MRTLYTMEHPADEPVSPRVLLHHFDGAMDAGHAGSLAVEQLLLTLPHSRLATFDVDRLVDYRARRPYMTFDTNTFSEVAMPELVLDLVQDDDGEELLVLHGAEPDYRWQEFAEAVTHLALSMGVTQAVGVGGIPMAIPHTRPTYVHLHGSQPDLLPSQPEVFGRVELPGSMSAFLELRLGQAGLDSRGASAAVPHYVARDNFPQGASALLRAVAEGTGLALPVGDLEAAAAVNRAEIDAEAAKQPEVAAVVSALEAQYDAMAPQAGVAAAQGGTGVDLPSAEEIGARLEAFLEANEADDPGRLDPGPRD from the coding sequence ATGCGAACGCTGTACACCATGGAGCACCCGGCCGACGAGCCGGTGTCCCCCCGCGTCCTCCTGCACCACTTCGACGGCGCGATGGACGCTGGTCACGCGGGATCCCTCGCGGTCGAGCAGCTGCTGCTCACCCTGCCCCACTCCCGGTTGGCGACCTTCGACGTCGACCGTCTCGTCGACTACCGCGCGAGGCGGCCGTACATGACCTTCGACACCAACACCTTCAGCGAGGTGGCCATGCCCGAGCTCGTCCTGGACCTGGTCCAGGACGACGACGGCGAGGAGCTGCTCGTCCTGCACGGTGCCGAGCCCGACTACCGGTGGCAGGAGTTCGCCGAGGCGGTCACCCACCTGGCCCTGTCGATGGGCGTGACCCAGGCGGTGGGCGTGGGGGGCATCCCCATGGCCATCCCGCACACCCGCCCCACCTACGTCCACCTCCACGGCTCCCAGCCCGACCTCCTTCCCTCCCAGCCGGAGGTCTTCGGGCGAGTCGAGCTCCCGGGCTCGATGAGCGCCTTCCTTGAGCTGCGCCTGGGCCAGGCCGGGCTCGACTCCAGGGGCGCCTCCGCGGCGGTCCCCCACTACGTGGCGCGGGACAACTTCCCGCAGGGGGCCTCGGCGCTCCTGCGCGCCGTGGCCGAGGGGACCGGCCTGGCCCTGCCGGTGGGCGACCTGGAGGCGGCCGCGGCGGTCAACCGGGCCGAGATCGACGCCGAGGCGGCCAAGCAGCCCGAGGTCGCTGCCGTCGTGTCCGCCCTCGAGGCCCAGTACGACGCCATGGCGCCGCAGGCGGGGGTCGCCGCGGCGCAGGGCGGCACCGGGGTCGACCTGCCCAGCGCCGAGGAGATCGGTGCCCGGCTCGAGGCCTTCCTCGAGGCCAACGAGGCCGACGACCCCGGTCGCCTCGACCCCGGCCCGCGGGACTGA